The genome window GCCTATAGTCTACAGTCACAGAGCTGTATCTAAATAGCCTACAGTCACAGAGCTGTGTCTATATAGCCTTTAGTCACAGAGCTGTATCTATATAGCCTTTAGTCACAGCTCTGTATCTATATAGCCTTTAGCCTACAGTCACAGATCTGTATCTAAATAGCCTACAGTCACAGAGCTGTATCTATATAGCCTTTAGCCTACAGTCACAGAGCTGTGTCTATATAGCCTTTAGCCTACAGTCACAGCTCTGTATCTAAATAGCCTACAGTCACAGAGCTGTATCTATATAGCCTATAGTCACAGAGCTGTGTCTATATGGCCTTTAGCCTACAGTCACAGAGCTGTATCTAAATAGCATATAGTCTAAAGTCACAGGATGCCGCTTTACGCACACGGTCTGACTTTTCTTGATGCACAAAACCTGTCTTCACGGTGAAACAACTGCAGGCTATGACTGGATAGCCAAGTGCAACTTTTAATGACAAAGTTGAGTTTGGCAAGTGATAGTGTCAGGTGAAAATATGTACTGTAACCTGCAATATGCCACCTATGTTAAGAATGGATTTGTTTAATGTTACTACAACTTCTACTGCAGTGTGCTCGATTATGTCTCTGTCAATGTTTCCCTGTATTCATTAGTTAGAATGCCTACAATAACGCAGATATAACTTGACTTTGCTATTTAACAACATGTTTAGTTACTgttattgtgtttgtgtgtgtgtgtattgaaatGGGAACACTAGACTTTATGAGTGAAATTATTAAAAAACAGTATACATGTTATTAAGAAACAGTATACATGTTAATAAGAAACAGTATACATGTTATTAAGAaacagtatatatgttattaAGAAACAGTATACATGTTATTAAGAAACAGTATATATGTTAATAAGAAACAGTATACATGTTATTAAGAAACAGTATACATGTTATTAAGAAACAGTATATATGTTAATAAGAAACAGTATACATGTTATTAAGAAACAGTATACATGTTATTAAGAAACAGTATACATGTTATTAAGAAACAGTATATATGTTAATAAGAAACAGTATACATGTTATTAAGAAACAGTATATATGTTAATAAGAAACAGTATACATGTTATTAAGAAACAGTATACATGTTATTAAGAAACAGTATACATGTTATTAAGAAACAGTATACATGTTAATAAGAAACAGTATACATGTTAATAAGAAACAGTATACATGTTATTAAGAAACAGTATATATGTTAATAAGAAACAGTATACATGTTATTAAGAAACAGTATATATGTTAATAAGAAACAGTATACATGTTGTTATATATATAAGTATAACAGTCCATTAATGTCAATAGTGTCACGTTTTCCTGACTGACAGTCTGTCTTGTTGCAGGGGACATTCGATACCAAAGATGCAACAGCGCCCGCGCATGCAGGGATTACCCAGGCTGCAGCTTACTACCCCATTGACCCCACTCTGGGACATTATCAATACGACAGGTATGGTTAACATAACTTACTACCCCTATGACCTTCCTCTGCACAGTACTAATATGACAGGTATGGTTAacataataatattaatattaatcaTAATAATCATAAGATTCACCATAATAGtcataatcataataataacaataatgataacagtaataataataacaatgataataataataataatccaattattattaataataataatacaaataataatgatGATAGTAATAACATTCATAATAATACTATAGAGGTAATGTAATATGTTGTACTATCTGTGTGATCCTACTCTGCACAGTACCAATATGAATTAGCAACATTACACACATAATTATGTTCTGTCAAATGGTAACCCATTTCCCAATCCTTCATATGTGTGTTCACTGACATAAGTCACCTTACCTCTAAGTTTAACAACTATTAGAAAAcgctctgtctgttacagtactggcGTCCAAATGGTCTGGGAATATCATGCCTGATCAAATTCATAGGATTAGTTGATGAGTTGCCAAACTTGAAACTGTTCTTATTGAAGTGTATAATAGGCTTACATGAACTCCACTAGAGGAGTCGGACATAGTTATATCCCTGGGCTTAGCCTCCAGGAGGACCCAGAGTGCTGAATATTACACTAATGCTTTAGGCCCTTTCACCTGGGGCTGCATCATTACACTCAATCAGACAATTCTCCAGTCTGCTTGCCCCAGTCTTCTGGATGGAGAGACAGCTAGCTTAGCGGTGCTCTGTGTTTACTCACCTAGCAGTCAGTCTTCTGGATGGAGAGACAGCTAGCTTAGCGGTGCTCTGTGTTTATTCACCTAGCAGTCAGTCTTCTGGATGGAGAGACAGCTAGCTTAGCGGTGCTCTGTGTTTACTCACATACCAGTCAGTCTTCTGGATGGAGAGACAGCTAGCCTAGCGGTGCCCTGTGTTTACTCACCTAGCAGTCAGTCTTCTGGATGGAGAGACAGCTAAGCTAGCCTAGCGGTGCCCTGTGTTTACTCACCTAGCAGTCAGTCTTCTGGATGGAGAGACAGCTAGCTTAGCGGTGCTCTGTGTTTACTCACCTAACAGTCAGTCTTCTGGATGGAGAGACATCTAAGCTAGCCTAGCGGTGCCCTGTGTTTACTCACCTAGCAGTCAGTCTTCTGGATGGAGAGACAGCTAGCTTAGCAGTGCTCTGTGTTTACTCACCTAACAGTCAGTCTTCTGGATGGAGAGACAGCTAGCTTAGCGGTGCCCTGTGTTTACTCACCTAACAGTCAGTCTTCTGGATGGAGAGACAGCTAGCCTATGGGTGCCCTGTGTTTACTCACCTAACAGTCAGTCTTCTGGATGGAGAGACAGCTAGCCTAGCGGTGCCCTGTGTTTACTCACCTAGCAGTCAGTCTTCTGGATGGAGAGACAGCTAGCCTAGCGGTGCCCTGTGTTTACTCACCTAACAGTCAGTCTTCTGGATGGAGAGACAGCTAGCCTAGCGGTGCCCTGTGTTTACTCACCTAACAGTCAGTCTTCTGGATGGAGAGACAGCTAGCCTATGGGTGCCCTGTGTTTACTCACCTAACAGTCAGTCTTCTGGATGGAGAGACATCTAAGCTAGCCTAGCGGTGCTCTGTTTTTTCTCACCTAGCAGTCAGTCTTCTGGATGGAGAGACAGCTAGCTTAGCAGTGTTCTGTGTTTACTCACCTAGCAGTCAGTCTTCTGGATGGAGAGACAGCTAGCCTAGCGGTGCCCTGTGTTTACTCACCTAACAGTCAGTCTTCTGGATGGAGAGACAGCTAGCCTATGGGTGCCCTGTGTTTACTCACCTAACAGTCAGTCTTCTGGATGGAGAGACAGCTAGCCTATGGGTGCCCTGTGTTTACTCACCTAACAGTCAGTCTTCTGGATGGAGAGACATCTAAGCTAGCCTAGCGATGCTCTGTTTTTTCTCACCTAGCAGTCAGTCTTCTGGATGGAGAGACAGCTAGCTTAGCAGTGTTCTGTGTTTATTCACCTAGCAGTCAGTCTTCTGGATGGAGAGACAGCTAGCCTATGGGTGCCCTGTGTTTACTCACCTAACAGTCAGTCTTCTGGATGGAGAGACAGCTAGCTTAGCGGTGCCCTGTGTTTACTCACCTAGCAGGGCTGGAGCTCACTCATATACGGGCATTATTCTTTTGTTAAAGCTCCCCGGAGATGTGTTGGGCTGCAGTGTACTGCTGGATGAATCAACACTATGCATTTCTAATGGACAGGACACAAGGAGTTGTTATCTTACGTCTCTTCTGCTACAGGAccctgtatatagatatataggaccctgtatatagatatataggcCTACTATTACAAAGAGACACTGTTGTAACTCTACATCTTCACTACTAGATATGGCTGTATGGACGGAGGGACCAGGAGGAAGAACGCCACCCGGGAGACGACCAGCACGCTGAAGGCCTGGCTACAGGAGCACAGGAAGAACCCCTACCCCACCAAGGGAGAGAAGATCATGTTGGCCATCATTACTAAGATGACCCTAACGCAGGTGTCCACCTGGTTTGCCAACGCCAGGAGGAGGCTGAAGAAGGAGAACAAGATGACGTGGCCTCCGAGGAACAAGTGTTCTGATGAGAAGAgatatgatgaggatgatgaggcGTCTCAGGAGGAGAACGTCAACAGTGAGAACAACGATGATGGTCAGTCCAGGTTCTTTATGTAACAAATTAACAGTGTTCTAGTCCTGGTTCTTTATATAACAAATTAACAGTGTTCTAGTCCTGGTTCTTTATATAACAAATTAACAGTGTTCTAGTCCTGGTTCTTTATGTAACAAATTAACAGTGTTCTAGTCCTGGTTCTTTATGTAACAAATTAACAGTGTTCTAGTCCTGGTTCTTTATATAACAAATTAACAGTGTTCTAGTCCTGGTTCTTTATGTAACAAATTAACAGTGTTCTAGTCCTGGTTCTTTATGTAACAAATTAACAGTGTTCTAGTCCTGGTTCTTTATATAACAAATTAACAGTGTTCTAGTCCTGGTTCTTTATGTAACAAATTAACAGTGTTCTAGTCCTGGTTCTTTATATAACAAATTAACGGTGTTCTAGTCCTGGTTCTTTATATAACAAATTAACAGTGTTCTAGTCCTGGTTCTTTATGTAACAAATTAACAGTGTTCTAGTCCTGGTTCTTTATATAACAAATTAACAGTGTTCTAGTCCTGGTTCTTTATATAACAAATTAACAGTGTTCTAGTCCTGGTTCTTTATGTAACAAATTAACAGTGTTCTAGTCCTGGTTCTTTATATAACAAATTAACAGTGTTCTAGTCCTGGTTCTTTATGTAACAAATTAACAGTGTTCTAGTCCTGGTTCTTTATATAACACACTAACAGGTGTATAGTCCTGGTTCTTTATGTAACAAATTAACAGTGTTCTAGTCCTGGTTCTTTAGGGAACAAATTAACAGTGTTCTAGTCCTGGTTCTTTATGTAACAAATTAACAGTGTTCTAGTCCTGGTTCTTTATGTAACAAATTAACAGTGTTCTAGTCCTGGTTCTTTATGTAACAAATTAACAGTGTTCTAGTCCTGGTTCTTTATGTAACAAATTAACAGTGTTCTAGTCCTGGTTCTTTATGTAACAAATTAACAGGTGAACAGTCCTGGTTCTTTATATAACACACTAACAGGTGAATAGTCCTGGTTCTTTATGTAACAAATTAACAGGTGAACAGTCCTGGTtctttaattttatttttaactaggcaagtcagttaagaagaaattattatttacaatgacggcctaggatcagtgggttaactgccttgttcagggccagaacgacagatgtttaccttgtcagctcggggattcgatctagcaacctttcggttactggcccaacgctctaaccactaggctacctgctgcagtTTATGCAGCACATTAACAGTGGAATAGTCCTTTACCAGAGGAAGTATGAACCTAAATGCATCATGGGAATGGCCTCATGGCCTCATGGAAATGAAACAACTTCGGACTGCTTTAGGATGTTTTTTTAGATACATCAAAAAGTGAACTCAAAAGCATGTATGGACAAGATACACATACATCTAGTTACCACAATGTTACAATGTTATTCCCCATGTATTCTGCTGTGATGTAAAGTGCTATGAAAGTGCATGGACATCTACCTCAACGTCTTTGAATAGGCACATCTGATAGACCTAAGCTCGTTGCAATAATGTGATGCTAAAAGCTTCAATGATATTTGACAGTGATACTTTCATTACAGTTTGTATTCCCCTCTTATCGCTGATGTCTCGTGTCTGTTCATTTCCAGAGAAAGATAAGGATCTCGCGCTGAGTGACCTGGACGACTTCGACATGATAGAATCAGAGAGCTCGGAGTGCGAGCTCAAACACCGGTACCTCATGAACACTCACATGACGACCACTGACTGTCCGAACGACCATCTGAAGGACACATCTTTAAAGATCAGCATACCCGTGTCCCTGGGCGGGGAGCAGCAGCTCAGTAAAACCTCACCAGAGGGCTGCGACAGCCGGCAGGGGAAAGCTTGCTACCAACAACAGATACTGGACGGCAAACCACGGATTTGGTCGTTGGCTCAGACGGCCACGTCTCTGAACCAGGCGGAGTACCCGTCCTGTATGTTGAGGTGTCAGCCTCAGCCGGGCCTGCCCGCCTCTCCGGCCGCCCCCTCCCCTATCACGGTTCTAGACAGACGGCAGGACTCTCCCGTTACAACTCTCAGAAACTGGGTGGATGGGGTTTTCCACGACCCGTTGTTCAGACACAGTACTTTGAACCAGGCCCTGACCAACACCACGGTCTCGTGGACCACGACCACCAAGGGTTCGATACTAGAGACCGGCGCTCTGGAACGTTCTGTTGGGAGCGTCAAAGGACTTCCGTCTCTACAGCACCAAGACTCCACGAAGGACAATATGAATTTCCCTAAAACTGTGAACAAACACTTCTGCTCTTAACACACCAAACCTGCTTTAGTTTATTCTTCTGTGGGGGCGACTTTTTTTTGGTTGCAAGGATATATTTATGTAATCATATTGGCATTTCACTGGTGAAACTTCCAAACAGGATTCGTTTGAGCGTATTGCTATTTCGTTAAAAAGCACGTAGGCCTGCCTACAATCTAATGTATCTAAATGTATAACTGACAGTTAACattagaaatatatttttttttacattattctTTTTCTTATAGCATGCAGATGTTAATCATTTCTATTAAACATTCTTTAAAAAGCAGCCGTCATTAATCGATGGTTTGTGAGTATCACTGATGAAAGAAAAAGGTCACAAATCACCAGTTCTCCTAAAATTGAAGGAGTGTGTTTCAAGTTTGTTCACAAATAAAACGTCGGTTTCTGATGAGATTGTGTTCAGATTGCGTCAATGCTGGTCGCTGTCCAATGAGCTGAAATTATAGCCTATAACTTTTTAGAATTTGCGATAACAAAATTATCTTTCCGTCTTCATCGCCTTGTCTTTAGCTTATCCTATCTTTTTATTTGCTTTTGTCGCCGTTAAGAGATCGTCCGAAGTAGAGAAATACAATGTTTATCATATCTTTCTGGCAAGTTTTGCTTTATAGGCCTCTTCACAAGGACCTATTTCTTCAAACACGCAGAATTCAAGCCAATAATGACTGACAGTAcataaaacgttttttttttaaagctgttaAATCTATAATCATAAATATAGTTTTTGAGTCAGTCAACGTCTCCTCTCTCACAGTgacaggggggtgagagagagagagagagagagagagagccttcaACATTAATACCAGCTGGCGGGAGATATTGCTTATTACTCCGCCATAAATAGCCTATAATTGGGATATATTCCTTCATAGCTCGGTCAGACTATCGATCTTCACTCCTCCTGATAATATGATGGAGACATCTAAACCTGATCTTTGATCTCTGATCCAGCTGGAAGAGGGCTCACTTATTCCACGTGACCGCTAATATTGGCAACAGCCGAGATCATCTGGAGtccagttttcctccagacacGAACCCCTCAGTGCTCTCCAGCCGCCTGCTGAAGGGCTTCACCACAACACACGTCTTGGAGTGAAAAGGGCAACGGAACCTGAATTAGTTGTTCTAGATAAAAGGGCAAAAATAAAGAGTGGAGGGTACTTGACAGTAATGGCCTGTGTGAGCTCCTGGGGGACAGCGGgcctgagagggaaagagagctcCTCAGAGAGAAAGCTGCTCTGAGAGAGATGAGGCGTTTTAATGTGAAGCCAAACGATTGAGATCTTCCCTGGAACAAGTAGAACAGAGCTGCCGGCTGGACAAAGTATTTATCCTGTCTGGATGTTTTTATTTGTTCTGCCAGACCAGTTTCACCTTCAGCGCCATATTGATATTGTAGCAGGATAGAGAAGTTGACGTTATACCGAAACACAACAGGCATTTACAATTCAATAGCAACTGAAATACAAGAGACGGTCATATGACTTGGTGGCAACATTTAACAAGCATGTTATTCCTTTTATTGTAGGGCCTAAAACAGGTGTGATGTCTTCATTTCAATGAGCACATGGGAAACAAGATGCTGTCGAGATTTGTGTCaaatataaacatacaaaaataGGCTACAGATTTTACAATTGGTCACCGATAAACTGAAAGATCAATTTATATTTGTAAGAGAATAATATTGAGGACAATTCTACTGAACTTTTTCACCAAAGGGGCTATTTCCCTTTTCTATttcagcagagagcgagagagagagaagtgttttTTAACAGGCAGACCAAATCATTCATCCGTAGCGAATTCAAACACACAGAGGAGCGGAGGGTAAATTAGCAGCGCTGCTTTCTACATAGAGACCAAATAAAAGTGTAATCAGCGACGCGTTGCTTTTCATTAAGCGGGTTTGACAGGAGCATATTCCGCTTCGACAGGGGAGCAGGACCCAGGAAATAAACTACTGTCAGACTCAGAGGCATAAGATAATTCCTTCAGCTCCATTAACAACTCTTAGCCGCAGGAAACATCTCCAGATCTAAAAGCTTTATCGACCTGCAGCCCTCTGCTGATGGTTCCGAGAGGGCTTTTTCAACTTCAGGGACGTCGCCGTCCAGCAGAGGTAATAGACTTTGACACAACACATTAACTGGGAAATAAGACGGAGGAGAAGAGCAGCCTCAGTTAAACGACACTTAAACGTTACCTATTAGAGGTTTAAAACTTAAATAAGATGTAAGACCAAGTTGCCTCCAGACACACATTATAATCAAATAGCTTATCATCGAATGTAGAAATTATTAGGGACGAATAAGAGCAGACATATATCCGTAGGTCTATCTAACGTCTGAGCTACACAAGTAACGGTCCTTTTAGAAATAGTATATTGTGGATGTTTGAAATAATGTATTTCTTATCTATCGTGTAATTGCAGTTGAGACCACAATGTCAAGGATAATTTGTAGACAACATAAATTACTGACCAGGAGATGTATTCACTTAATTTGAGGATCAACTGATTCCCTGCCGCTGTGGTGTATAACTGAAACAAATCGGACCCGTCTGTTTCTTACAGCTGTATAACATGCTGTATGTGTATGAATAGAGTCAAAATTAAAACAGATCGGACGATGTATTAATGAGGAAAATGTTTCAAAATATTCTCAGGATTCAGGACATTTTGTCCAGAAGTGTTCGCGCCAACACACTGTCTCCCCAGAGAACACAGATCACATGGATACGACAGTCATAAATATATTTACACATCATTAAACTCGCAATAATGacggggtttctgtacagcactttgtgacatcggctgatgtaaaaaggctttataaatacatttgattgattgattaattgctACTTTAATCGACCTTTTAATCTATTAATTCGATTTTCTGGAATTAAATGTACAAAAAGGGGTTTGAGAAAATATTTAATGAAGAGGAAGACTGCGAGACTTTTTTGTTCAATGTATGTTCACCTGAAACGTGTCTTTTTTCCAACTGCtccaaacaacacacacagataTTCACAATAAACACCTTCCAAAGGCCCAAAGGTATATAATCAGAGCCCCCAAATACTTAGTCCACTTCCACTGTCCTCCATGAGTTGGTCAATATTttcctgtcacgacttctaccgaaggtagctcctctccctgttcgggcggcgctcggcggtcggcgtcgccggtctactagccatcaccgatccctttttccttttctgtttgttttgtctttggttctttttcacacctggtttcattttccttcatttctgtgtgtatatatttacccTGTTGCCTGCCTAGGTTTGTGAGGGATTGTTCTTTCATTGTGATGTGCTCGGTGAGGTTATGCCATTCTTTGTTTTCACGGATTCATAAGAGTGTTATTGTCGGAACTCCGTGCGTTTGTACGGGTTCTCTGTTGTCGAGGGCGTTGTACTTTCTTTAAGGTGCCATACCTGTGTTGGGGGACTGGCCAATTAAAGTACGCTTCTcagacatctctgctctcctgcgcctgactccttcacctACCTCCTAAATGCAACATTATCACATTTCCTTATTTAGAGATATATTTCAAGATGGCTACAGAGTGAACTGGAAGGAGATATGAGTTAGTTATAGGGTTaaatatgagatggttatagggttagatatgagatggttagatatgagatggttatagggttagatatgagatggttacagggttagatatgagatggttagatatgagatggttacagggttagatatgagatggttagatatgagatggttatagggttagatatgagatggttagatatgagatggttagagggttagatatgagatggttagatatgagatggttagatatgagatggttacagggttagatatgagatggttagagggttagatatgagatggttagatatgagatggttacagggttagatatgagatggttagatatgagatggttagagggttagatatgagatggttatagggttagatatgagatggttagatatgagatggttacagggttagatatgagatggttagatatgagatggttacagggttagatatgagatggttagagggttagatatgagatggttatagggttagatatgagatggttatagggttagatatgagatggttacagggttagatatgagatggttagatatgagatggttacagggttagatatgagatggttagatatgagatggttacagggttagatatgagatggttagatatgagatggttacagggttagatatgagatggttagatatgagatggttacagggttagatatgagatggttagagggttagatatgagatggttagatatgagatggttacagggttagatatgagatggttagatatgagatggttagagggttagatatgagatggttatagggttagatatgagatggttagatatgagatggttacagggttagatatgagatggttagatatgagatggttacagggttagatatgagatggttagatatgagatggttagatatgagatggttacagggttaaatatgagatggttagatatgagatggttatagggttagatatgagatggttacagggttagatatgagatggttagagggttagatatgagatggttagatatgagatggttacagggttagatatgagatggttagagggttagatatgagatggttagatatgagatggttagatatgagatggttatagggttagatatgagatggttagagggttagatatgagatggttagatatgagatggttacagggttagatatgagatggttagatatgagatggttagatatgagatggttagatatgagatggttacagggttagatatgagatggttacagggttagatatgagatggttagagggttagatatgagatggttagatatgagatggttacagggttagatatgagatggttagagggttagatatgagatggttagatatgagatggttacagggttagatatgagatggttagagggttagatatgagatggttagatatgagatggttagatatgagatggttacagggttagatatgagatggttagatatgagatggttagatatga of Salvelinus alpinus chromosome 4, SLU_Salpinus.1, whole genome shotgun sequence contains these proteins:
- the irx4a gene encoding iroquois-class homeodomain protein IRX-4a produces the protein MSYPQFGYPYSSAPQFLMTSNSLTTCCESSGRSIADSRVTASAQTPVYCPVYESRLLATARHELSSAAALGVYGNPYPGSQGYGNYVTYGTDASAFYSLGTFDTKDATAPAHAGITQAAAYYPIDPTLGHYQYDRYGCMDGGTRRKNATRETTSTLKAWLQEHRKNPYPTKGEKIMLAIITKMTLTQVSTWFANARRRLKKENKMTWPPRNKCSDEKRYDEDDEASQEENVNSENNDDEKDKDLALSDLDDFDMIESESSECELKHRYLMNTHMTTTDCPNDHLKDTSLKISIPVSLGGEQQLSKTSPEGCDSRQGKACYQQQILDGKPRIWSLAQTATSLNQAEYPSCMLRCQPQPGLPASPAAPSPITVLDRRQDSPVTTLRNWVDGVFHDPLFRHSTLNQALTNTTVSWTTTTKGSILETGALERSVGSVKGLPSLQHQDSTKDNMNFPKTVNKHFCS